One Vidua chalybeata isolate OUT-0048 chromosome 22, bVidCha1 merged haplotype, whole genome shotgun sequence genomic region harbors:
- the TMEM51 gene encoding transmembrane protein 51: MAQSRANGSHYALTAIGLGMLVLGIIMAVWNLVPGFGPPDKPGSHAGNSSKPDRGSGGILKSKTFSVAYVLVGAGVLLLLLSLCLNVRDKKRQSEDLAIAHVQRQVSAEPSQQEDSQEEDEDVSSQYYVPSYEEVMNTGYSEPRDSDRSNRLSVSLPSYESLAGLEEGSAAPGAAGGEPGPERPPSRHSSRLSKRLKPLKVRRIKSEKLHLKDIRLNLAQGNSSVPITIEPLTPPPKYEEIQEKMPVSQQMP, translated from the exons aTGGCCCAGTCGCGGGCCAACGGGTCCCACTACGCCCTGACGGCCATCGGGCTGGGCATGCTGGTGCTCGGCATCATCATGGCCGTGTGGAACCTCGTGCCCGGCTTCGGCCCCCCCGACAAACCCGGCAGCCACGCCGGCAACAGCAGCAAGCCCGACCGCGGCTCCGGCGGCATCCTGAAGAGCAAAACCTTCTCGGTGGCCTACGTGCTGGTGGGGGCGGgcgtgctgctgctcctgctctccctctgcctcAACGTGCGCGACAAGAAGAGGCAGAGCGAGGACCTCGCCATCGCTCACGTGCAGCGCCAGGTGTCTGCGGAGCCCTCGCAGCAGGAGGACAG TCAAGAAGAGGATGAAGACGTCTCTTCCCAATATTATGTGCCCAGCTACGAGGAGGTGATGAACACGGGCTACTCCGAGCCCAGAGACTCGGACAGGAGCAACAGGCTCAGCGTGTCCCTGCCCTCCTACGAGtccttggcagggctggaggagggcagcgcggcgccgggagcggcgggcggggagcCCGGCCCGGAGAGGCCGCCCAGCCGGCACAGCTCCCGCCTCAGCAAGCGCCTCAAGCCCCTCAAGGTCCGCAGGATCAAGTCCGAGAAGCTGCACCTGAAGGACATCAGGCTAAACCTGGCGCAGGGCAACAGCAGCGTCCCCATCACGATAGAGCCCCTCACCCCTCCGCCCAAGTATGAGGAGATCCAGGAGAAAATGCCAGTGAGCCAGcaaatgccttaa